The DNA region CCCTGGAGCGTGTCCGGGTCAGCCGCCGCTCCCAGTGTGATGTGGCCCTGTGCTACCTGGAGGGCCGGGCGGACCGCAAGCTCCTCTCCCAGCTTCGGGAAAAGCTCCGCAGCGCCCCCATCCGGTCTGTCGCCATGAGCCAGGAGACCATCGCCGAGGCCATCGCCCCCCGCCAGTGGTATAATCCTTTCCCCAAGACCCGCTATACCGAGCGCCCGGATGTGGCCACCGCCTCCCTGATGGAGGGCAATATCCTCCTGCTCATCGACAATACCCCCGCCGTCATGCTTCTCCCGGTGTCCCTCCTGCGGTTTAACGAGGAGATCAATGACTACTATTTTCCGCCCCTGGTGGGCACCTACCTGCGCATCATCCGCTTTTTTGTCATGCTCCTCAATGTCATCATCACGCCCCTTTGGTATCTGCTGGCCACAGACCCGGCGGGCCTGACCCCACCCTGGGATTTCCTCCTGGTGCAGGGGGATTGCGCCGTGCCCCTGGCCCTGCAGCTTCTGCTGGTGGAGCTGCTTGTAGATGTGCTGAAGCTGGCATCGCTGAATACGCCGGATGCCCTGGGCAACTCCTTCAGTATGCTGGGTGCGCTGATTCTGGGTGACTTTGCGGTGCAGTCCCGTTGGCTGGTGCCGGAGGTGCTGGTGTATATGGCCTTCGTAGCCGTGAGCAACTTCGCCCAGCACAGCTTCGAGATGGGCTACGCCTGCAAGCTCTGCCGTATGGCTCTGCTGCTGTGCGCCATCACCCTGCGCTGGTGGGGCTTTGCCCTGGGTCTGGTGGGCGTGCTGGTGCTGATGGCCACCGCCAAGCCCATAGCGGGCCGCGGCTATCTTTACCCCCTGCTGCCCTTTGACGGCAAAGCCCTCCGCTCCCTTCTCCTCCGCCGCCCCGCCAAAAAGGATAACACATAAAACAATAAATGTGTCACTGCTGTGGCAATCCGCCCCCCCCGTCCCCCCGGCCCCCTTGCCTAAAGGGGGCTGGCACGGCGAAGCCGTGACTGGGGGATTCCTCACCTCACCGCACCTCTTGTAACGCTTCCGTAGGGGACGATGCCCACATCGTCCCGCGTCCTGTACTACTTGCAACCCTCCGTAGGGGCGACCCTTGCGGTCGCCCGCCCATTGCACCTCTTGTTGCACTTCCGTAGGGGCCGATGCCTACATCGGCCCGCCCACCGCACTTCTTGTTGCACTTCCGTAGGGGCCGATGCCTACATCGGCCCGCCCATCGCACTCCTTGTAACCCTCCGTAGGGGCGGACGCCTCTACCTGCCCTCCGGGTCTGTACCGCATTTCTTATAATGTGTCATTGCGAACCAGTGACCGATGTCACTGGTGTGGCAATCCGCATCCCCGTACCCCCGTCCTCCACAATTTTTCCTCCCCCAAAGCCGTTTTGCTTGCTTGCAAGGCGGCTTTGTGCTATGATAACATCGTATTTGTATGAAAAGGGGGGACCCCATGCCCACGCTGCGGGAAAAACGCCTGTTTCTTCTGGATATGGACGGCACTATTTATCTGGACGACCGCCTCTTTGACGGTGTCATTCCCTTTTTGCATTACATCCGTCAGGTGGGTGGCCGCTACCTCTTCCTCACCAATAATTCCTCCCGGGGCGTGGAGGGCTATATGGAAAAGATGCGCCGCTTGGGCATTGAAACGGAAAAATCCGACTACCTCACCTCTGTGGATGTAAGCATCGCCGCCCTGCAAAAGGAGCGCCCGGGGAAAAAGTGCTATGTGTTCGGCACCCGCTCCTTTTACGCCCAGCTGGAAAGCGCCGGTATCCCCGTCACGGATAGGCCCGACCCGGATGTTGATATTCTTCTGTGCGGCTTTGACCGGGAGCTGACCTTTCAAAAGCTGGAGGACGCCTGCATTCTCTTAAATCGCGGGGCCGAGTTCTGGGCCACCAACCCGGACTGGGTCTGCCCCACCTGGTACGGCTCCGTCCCCGACTGCGGCAGCGTCTGCCGTATGCTCACCACCGCCACCGGCCGCACCCCCCGTTTTTTGGGTAAGCCCCGGCCGGACATGGTGTATCTTTCCATGGCCCGCACCGGCTTTCCCCCCGCTCAGACGGTGCTTTTGGGGGACCGGCTCTACACGGATATTGCCTGCGGC from Vescimonas fastidiosa includes:
- a CDS encoding HAD-IIA family hydrolase, with product MPTLREKRLFLLDMDGTIYLDDRLFDGVIPFLHYIRQVGGRYLFLTNNSSRGVEGYMEKMRRLGIETEKSDYLTSVDVSIAALQKERPGKKCYVFGTRSFYAQLESAGIPVTDRPDPDVDILLCGFDRELTFQKLEDACILLNRGAEFWATNPDWVCPTWYGSVPDCGSVCRMLTTATGRTPRFLGKPRPDMVYLSMARTGFPPAQTVLLGDRLYTDIACGVNAGIDTVFVLSGEGTEADIEKFGVHPTWVRRDIAEILQELQKTEDN
- a CDS encoding spore germination protein; its protein translation is MNRPFAEKCRQLDDLLGVGRCFDMVSRELYVGDRRAKLWVVNGYAKDLLLERAVEKLQAIPTLADIPDLDALLRRYVTICDAGTCCDRMQAASDVFAGKTLLVVEGYDGGLLLDAKEYPTRSVQEPDSGKVLRGSHDGFVESIMENAALLRRRIRDPALTLERVRVSRRSQCDVALCYLEGRADRKLLSQLREKLRSAPIRSVAMSQETIAEAIAPRQWYNPFPKTRYTERPDVATASLMEGNILLLIDNTPAVMLLPVSLLRFNEEINDYYFPPLVGTYLRIIRFFVMLLNVIITPLWYLLATDPAGLTPPWDFLLVQGDCAVPLALQLLLVELLVDVLKLASLNTPDALGNSFSMLGALILGDFAVQSRWLVPEVLVYMAFVAVSNFAQHSFEMGYACKLCRMALLLCAITLRWWGFALGLVGVLVLMATAKPIAGRGYLYPLLPFDGKALRSLLLRRPAKKDNT